The following coding sequences lie in one Candidatus Nitrospira allomarina genomic window:
- the tatA gene encoding twin-arginine translocase TatA/TatE family subunit, whose amino-acid sequence MFGSFGWMELMLILIIVLIIFGAGKIPQLGEGLGKAIKGFKKSVAEADALDVTPNEQGEGGQAPPPQPEQLASQHQTAEVPPPPPAQGVPQPTESTQSKQG is encoded by the coding sequence GTGTTTGGATCGTTTGGATGGATGGAGCTTATGCTCATCCTCATCATTGTGCTCATCATTTTCGGTGCAGGAAAAATCCCGCAGCTTGGAGAGGGCTTAGGCAAAGCGATCAAGGGCTTTAAAAAGTCCGTTGCCGAAGCGGATGCGCTGGATGTAACGCCGAATGAGCAAGGCGAAGGCGGTCAGGCCCCACCGCCCCAACCGGAACAATTGGCGAGCCAACACCAGACAGCAGAGGTTCCTCCTCCGCCACCGGCGCAAGGGGTGCCGCAGCCAACGGAATCCACGCAATCCAAACAGGGATAA
- a CDS encoding endonuclease/exonuclease/phosphatase family protein, which translates to MHKLFSTFGFIFWITMCGWTSTFAQDFEVGQSVILEATKPIGVPLHRKPAPSYLKHIPTGTSATIEQTAQNGQWLFLRLPNDDKAWVHKKYLKAGSPPPKLTSKPDPPLTAEGGEHEVWASRDQCETAVKQGSRMAEESSAKIRLATWNIRWFPIGQPTDQRENHADPTDLDWLICAIRWMQIEILAVQESLATPEATKAWDRIIASLNQQTGDTWRWYRQPCGRPEDHHVGLLWNDTRVSLSQFESLWQFNARAKSANHACTFGLRPGQYAWVQAREPHGVDFHLIGLHLKSGPTVFAVEDRHHALNRIDEAIDPLLARDRDVIILGDFNTMGAGDRQSRDSELKNLRRKVAKEKPGFTDLTLHPQCSHYFRGRGGWLDHVLVPQEMQEVTVTTVQVTGYCAVAGCERIQGNYPLAYRFLSDHCPVVLEIENTDKD; encoded by the coding sequence ATGCATAAACTTTTCTCTACATTCGGCTTTATATTCTGGATCACCATGTGTGGCTGGACCAGCACCTTCGCCCAGGATTTTGAGGTTGGGCAATCGGTGATTCTTGAGGCCACGAAACCCATTGGAGTCCCTCTCCATCGTAAACCGGCCCCCAGCTATCTGAAACATATCCCGACAGGCACTTCGGCCACCATTGAACAGACCGCACAGAACGGCCAATGGCTTTTCCTTCGCCTGCCCAATGATGACAAGGCCTGGGTCCATAAAAAATATCTCAAAGCCGGTTCACCGCCCCCAAAATTAACTTCCAAACCCGACCCTCCTCTCACCGCCGAGGGAGGAGAGCACGAAGTATGGGCCAGCCGGGATCAGTGCGAGACCGCCGTCAAGCAAGGCAGCCGTATGGCTGAGGAATCTTCCGCCAAGATCCGGCTGGCCACATGGAATATCCGATGGTTTCCCATTGGTCAGCCCACAGACCAAAGGGAGAATCATGCCGATCCAACCGATCTCGACTGGCTGATCTGTGCCATCCGTTGGATGCAAATTGAGATTCTCGCGGTTCAGGAAAGTCTCGCGACCCCGGAGGCCACCAAGGCCTGGGACAGGATCATCGCTTCGCTAAATCAACAGACGGGGGATACATGGCGGTGGTATCGCCAACCGTGCGGCCGGCCCGAGGACCATCATGTCGGCCTGTTGTGGAACGACACCCGCGTGTCCTTGTCTCAGTTTGAAAGCCTGTGGCAGTTTAACGCGAGAGCAAAATCGGCTAATCACGCCTGCACCTTTGGATTACGCCCAGGGCAATATGCGTGGGTACAAGCCAGGGAACCCCATGGCGTTGATTTTCATCTGATCGGACTGCATTTAAAATCCGGTCCCACGGTGTTTGCCGTGGAGGATCGGCATCACGCCTTAAACCGGATTGATGAAGCGATCGATCCCCTCCTCGCTCGCGATCGGGATGTGATCATTCTCGGGGACTTCAATACGATGGGTGCGGGCGACCGGCAATCACGGGACTCCGAGCTGAAAAATTTGCGTAGAAAAGTTGCCAAAGAAAAACCCGGCTTTACTGACCTGACCTTACATCCGCAATGTTCCCACTATTTTCGCGGTCGCGGTGGCTGGCTGGATCATGTGCTCGTCCCTCAAGAGATGCAGGAAGTCACGGTCACCACCGTTCAGGTCACCGGCTATTGCGCCGTGGCAGGATGTGAACGCATACAAGGGAACTATCCCCTGGCCTACCGCTTTCTCTCCGATCATTGCCCCGTCGTGTTGGAAATCGAAAACACCGATAAAGATTAA
- a CDS encoding SAM-dependent methyltransferase — protein MGATSSMDPDALPQLVGDFQPVDMWQAHINRLFYGLRGGRVREYYQTVAAADFRLGFALAEDYWRRCEQRAKTQDADQATTPLTVMEWGAGNGNLAACFLDRLQELDQEQRIFPRITYRCIEREPVLLEQAKANTDLAKHRDRVTFDLVSIESLSDFPDGSIDRIICNELWSELPTKLILRKGGEIHEEQLRPNLNEKRLADFPDWPKFIEAFGQQDIESLTALPPFLEDLVWEREYRLIETKDFPFRRTVVEFLKQIDEEVLVPYNVGACQSLKEAKRLLSRNAIGFSGFDAGTVDPHVLNDPEKPCYTVQGGQFSFMVNFQLMQDVARHLNIHTGVIESQRDFVGRSLSTNVITVMDLLASHPSPPEGQAWQLDALILRTLEALNRTYRSPYQRPIEFPLSDSTPAHERAELEKLVQSLPLNGVPDTIAFLTESEIWKAMPDLQKLGYDSEGIKGMLELPLQPVDYIHMFFALKDS, from the coding sequence ATGGGTGCTACATCAAGTATGGATCCCGATGCATTGCCGCAACTCGTAGGGGATTTTCAACCGGTCGATATGTGGCAAGCCCACATTAATCGTCTATTTTACGGATTGAGGGGAGGTCGTGTTCGAGAATATTACCAAACGGTGGCCGCGGCCGATTTCCGGTTAGGCTTTGCCTTGGCCGAAGACTATTGGCGTCGGTGTGAACAACGAGCGAAAACTCAGGATGCCGATCAAGCGACCACACCATTAACCGTGATGGAATGGGGCGCCGGGAATGGGAATCTCGCAGCTTGTTTCCTGGATCGTCTTCAGGAGTTGGATCAAGAACAACGGATATTTCCAAGAATCACCTATCGTTGTATAGAGCGTGAGCCGGTCTTGTTGGAGCAGGCCAAAGCCAACACGGATCTGGCTAAGCATCGTGATCGGGTCACGTTTGACCTTGTGTCTATTGAGAGTCTGTCGGACTTTCCGGATGGGAGTATTGATCGGATTATCTGCAATGAACTCTGGAGCGAGTTGCCAACCAAACTCATTCTGCGAAAAGGCGGTGAGATTCATGAGGAACAGCTTCGTCCCAATCTGAACGAAAAGCGGTTGGCGGATTTCCCGGATTGGCCAAAGTTTATTGAAGCCTTTGGGCAGCAGGATATTGAATCTCTCACCGCGTTACCCCCGTTTCTCGAAGATCTTGTCTGGGAGCGGGAATATCGGCTCATCGAGACCAAGGACTTTCCATTTCGCCGCACGGTCGTCGAGTTTCTCAAACAGATCGACGAAGAAGTCCTCGTACCCTACAACGTGGGCGCGTGTCAGAGCCTAAAGGAAGCCAAACGATTGTTGTCCCGGAACGCAATCGGATTTAGCGGTTTTGACGCAGGGACGGTTGATCCGCATGTGCTGAATGACCCGGAAAAGCCCTGTTATACGGTGCAGGGTGGCCAATTCAGCTTTATGGTTAACTTTCAGTTGATGCAAGACGTGGCCAGGCATTTGAATATTCACACGGGCGTGATTGAATCGCAACGGGATTTTGTGGGACGGAGTTTGTCAACCAATGTGATCACGGTCATGGATCTGCTGGCATCGCATCCTTCGCCGCCGGAAGGTCAGGCCTGGCAATTGGACGCGTTGATTCTACGAACCCTTGAGGCATTGAACCGCACGTACCGGAGTCCATACCAACGTCCTATCGAATTTCCGCTTTCCGATAGTACTCCCGCTCACGAACGCGCCGAACTAGAAAAACTGGTGCAATCCTTACCTCTGAATGGTGTGCCGGATACCATCGCCTTTCTCACGGAATCGGAAATTTGGAAGGCCATGCCCGATTTGCAAAAATTGGGATACGATTCAGAAGGCATCAAAGGTATGTTGGAACTTCCCCTACAGCCGGTGGATTACATCCACATGTTTTTTGCCTTGAAGGATTCTTAG
- a CDS encoding formate--tetrahydrofolate ligase produces the protein MSHSSINLDIANRIPLQPIAEVAREKLQLDGSQIELYGRYKAKIPLASLPPFPNKPESKLILVTAMSPTTAGEGKTTTLIGLVDGLNKIGKRAVAAVREPSLGPCFGMKGGGCGGGYAQVVPMTDINLHFTGDFHAITSAHNMLAALVDNHLYWGHKPQIDPRRVTWGRVLDVNDRSLRSVVTGLGGKSNGFTREARFDITAASEVMAILCLATDLQDLQQRLGNIKVGRTVNKEMVFAKDIQAEGAMTVLLKEALNPNLVQTLEHNPALVHGGPFGNIAHGCSSVVATKAALTLADYVVTEGGFGADLGAEKFFDIKCRRSGLKPACAVMVGTIRALKLHGGAKEKELEQEDLEALRQGLPNLLRHLENVKKFGVPTVVAINQFTSDTKQELELVEQACADHGVKMALANHWAEGGAGAVGLAETVRDVIEKEPADFRVLYPDTMPLAEKVQIIAREIYRAEDVEIPPAVHARFAELENNGFGHFPVCMAKTQYSFSTDPAKKGAPTGFTLPVREVRLAMGAGFVVVITGDMMTMPGLPRVPAAQSIGIDAKGNIVGLF, from the coding sequence ATGAGCCATTCTTCCATTAACCTCGACATCGCCAATCGTATCCCCTTGCAACCCATTGCCGAAGTGGCAAGGGAAAAACTTCAACTGGATGGGAGTCAAATCGAATTGTATGGGCGGTATAAGGCCAAAATTCCCTTAGCGTCCCTCCCGCCATTTCCTAACAAGCCGGAGAGCAAGCTTATTTTGGTGACCGCCATGAGTCCGACAACGGCTGGAGAAGGCAAGACCACGACGCTCATCGGTCTGGTGGATGGCTTGAATAAGATCGGGAAACGGGCTGTGGCGGCCGTTCGAGAGCCAAGCCTGGGGCCCTGTTTCGGGATGAAAGGCGGTGGATGTGGGGGAGGGTATGCCCAGGTCGTCCCTATGACCGACATCAATTTGCATTTCACGGGGGACTTTCATGCGATCACGTCTGCGCACAATATGTTGGCGGCCCTGGTAGACAATCATTTGTATTGGGGGCACAAACCCCAGATTGATCCCCGTCGGGTCACGTGGGGCCGGGTGCTGGATGTGAATGATCGGTCCCTGCGATCCGTGGTCACGGGACTTGGGGGAAAATCCAACGGGTTTACAAGAGAAGCCCGGTTTGACATCACCGCAGCATCGGAGGTCATGGCCATTCTGTGTCTGGCGACCGACCTCCAGGATCTTCAACAACGCTTAGGCAATATCAAAGTGGGACGGACCGTTAACAAAGAGATGGTCTTTGCGAAAGATATCCAGGCGGAGGGAGCCATGACCGTGTTACTCAAGGAGGCCCTCAATCCCAATCTTGTGCAGACCCTGGAACATAACCCAGCCCTGGTGCATGGTGGTCCCTTTGGGAACATTGCCCATGGGTGTAGTTCCGTCGTGGCGACCAAGGCGGCGCTAACACTTGCGGACTATGTGGTGACAGAAGGTGGGTTTGGCGCGGATCTCGGGGCGGAGAAGTTTTTTGACATTAAATGTCGACGATCCGGCCTCAAGCCGGCATGTGCTGTGATGGTCGGGACCATTAGGGCGTTGAAACTTCATGGTGGGGCCAAGGAAAAGGAACTCGAACAGGAAGATCTGGAGGCACTGCGTCAGGGGTTGCCGAATTTATTACGTCATTTGGAAAATGTGAAGAAATTCGGGGTTCCGACGGTCGTGGCCATTAACCAATTCACGAGTGATACCAAGCAGGAACTGGAACTCGTGGAACAGGCTTGCGCGGATCATGGGGTTAAAATGGCTCTGGCGAATCATTGGGCTGAAGGCGGCGCGGGTGCCGTAGGTTTGGCCGAAACCGTTCGTGATGTCATCGAAAAGGAGCCCGCCGATTTTCGCGTGCTGTATCCTGATACGATGCCGCTGGCAGAAAAAGTGCAAATTATCGCCAGGGAGATTTACCGGGCTGAGGATGTAGAGATTCCGCCGGCTGTCCATGCCCGTTTTGCTGAACTCGAAAACAACGGGTTCGGACATTTCCCCGTTTGTATGGCGAAAACGCAGTACAGTTTTTCCACTGACCCAGCCAAAAAAGGAGCCCCGACCGGATTTACCCTTCCCGTGCGAGAGGTTCGCCTCGCAATGGGCGCAGGATTTGTGGTGGTCATTACCGGGGATATGATGACGATGCCCGGCCTTCCGCGTGTCCCTGCGGCTCAATCAATCGGCATCGACGCAAAAGGGAATATTGTGGGGTTGTTTTAG
- a CDS encoding cation diffusion facilitator family transporter: protein MASSSKKVIYAALIGNGLIAITKFAASAMTGSSVMLAEGIHSLVDTGNQGLLLYGLHRAKRPADERYPFGYGKEIYFWSFAVAILVFALGAGISLYEGVLHILYPQPITNPMVNYIVLSLSLVFEGAAWYMAFREFSRAKGKWSYLEAVQRGKDPTIFMVLFEDSAAVLGLAVAFIGIWLGQVTGIVYIDGIATCIIGLILAGIAMWLAYETKGLLIGESANKEVVQSIRDMARQLPGVEHVNEVLTMHMGPNFILVNLSVDFRDGVTSEEVERGVAGLDRDIKAKHPLVKRVFVEAEARRVTKIPD from the coding sequence ATGGCGTCATCTTCTAAAAAAGTTATTTACGCAGCGTTGATCGGCAATGGCTTAATTGCCATCACCAAATTCGCGGCTTCGGCGATGACCGGCAGTTCGGTGATGTTGGCCGAAGGTATCCATTCACTGGTGGACACCGGCAATCAAGGGCTTCTGCTCTATGGACTCCATCGAGCCAAACGTCCGGCCGATGAGCGCTATCCATTCGGGTATGGGAAGGAAATCTATTTTTGGAGTTTTGCGGTGGCCATTCTGGTCTTTGCCTTGGGCGCGGGAATTTCTCTCTATGAGGGCGTCTTGCACATTCTCTATCCCCAACCGATTACCAACCCCATGGTCAACTATATCGTCTTGAGTCTCTCCCTCGTCTTTGAGGGTGCCGCCTGGTATATGGCTTTCCGGGAATTTTCCCGTGCCAAGGGAAAGTGGTCCTATTTGGAAGCGGTTCAACGAGGCAAAGATCCGACCATTTTTATGGTCCTCTTTGAAGATTCGGCGGCGGTGTTGGGCTTGGCGGTGGCCTTTATCGGCATCTGGTTGGGACAGGTCACCGGTATTGTTTACATTGACGGCATTGCCACCTGTATTATCGGATTGATTTTGGCGGGGATCGCCATGTGGCTTGCCTATGAAACCAAGGGATTGTTGATTGGCGAAAGCGCCAATAAGGAAGTGGTTCAGAGCATTCGCGACATGGCCAGACAGCTTCCCGGTGTGGAGCATGTAAATGAAGTGTTAACCATGCACATGGGGCCGAATTTTATTTTGGTGAATCTGAGTGTGGATTTTCGGGATGGCGTGACGTCGGAGGAGGTCGAGCGTGGGGTGGCCGGCCTGGATAGGGACATCAAGGCCAAGCATCCCCTTGTAAAACGGGTCTTTGTGGAAGCTGAAGCCAGGCGGGTCACCAAGATTCCGGATTAA
- a CDS encoding DUF4321 domain-containing protein has product MLKKSGSYLLLFIFIGGLLGSILGEILQVVAPQGTVQNIFVQALNLGLDPPVTVNLVLIKFTLGFLLKMNLLTVLGMFLGAYVYKHI; this is encoded by the coding sequence GTGTTAAAAAAGAGTGGAAGCTACTTACTCTTATTTATTTTTATTGGCGGACTGTTAGGCAGTATTTTAGGGGAAATTCTTCAGGTCGTGGCTCCTCAGGGCACGGTGCAAAATATTTTCGTTCAGGCGTTAAACTTAGGCTTAGACCCACCCGTGACCGTCAATTTAGTCTTGATAAAATTCACACTCGGGTTCCTCCTAAAAATGAACCTCCTCACCGTTTTGGGCATGTTCCTCGGCGCGTACGTCTATAAACACATATAG
- a CDS encoding Sec-independent protein translocase subunit TatA/TatB — translation MFGLGAMEILIILVIAFLLFGPKELPEIGKQVGRAVKGFKETTEDLRQSVEPEINMITQEFKSVEQDLESSIKEAEAEIKGATEQATESGGSKMG, via the coding sequence ATGTTCGGCTTAGGAGCGATGGAAATTTTGATCATCCTCGTCATCGCGTTTCTGCTCTTTGGTCCTAAGGAATTACCGGAAATCGGCAAGCAGGTCGGGAGAGCGGTCAAAGGGTTTAAGGAAACAACGGAAGATCTTCGGCAATCGGTTGAGCCGGAAATCAATATGATTACTCAGGAATTCAAATCTGTCGAACAAGATTTGGAATCGTCAATCAAAGAAGCCGAAGCAGAGATCAAAGGGGCGACAGAACAAGCCACCGAGTCCGGTGGATCCAAAATGGGGTAG
- a CDS encoding hemerythrin domain-containing protein, with the protein MATNTIAEFMGHDHDRLDEIFTRFQAFKKQDSQKARLLFQELFTGLHRHIRWEEEILFPVFETQAEMVRDHGPTGVMRIEHRQIKDFLEQIQAKIAEGDFATEEAEVGLLQVLTAHSVKEEKILYPWIDNCVRDEERASLLARMGN; encoded by the coding sequence ATGGCCACAAACACCATTGCGGAGTTTATGGGACATGATCATGACCGCCTGGATGAAATATTCACCCGGTTTCAGGCATTCAAGAAGCAGGATTCTCAAAAAGCCCGATTACTATTTCAAGAATTGTTCACCGGACTGCACCGACATATCAGGTGGGAAGAGGAAATTCTTTTTCCGGTCTTTGAGACTCAAGCGGAAATGGTCAGAGACCATGGACCGACCGGAGTCATGCGAATTGAACATCGGCAGATCAAGGACTTTCTGGAACAGATTCAGGCAAAAATCGCAGAAGGAGACTTTGCCACTGAGGAAGCGGAAGTAGGTTTGCTCCAGGTTTTAACTGCACACAGTGTGAAGGAAGAAAAAATCCTCTATCCGTGGATTGACAATTGCGTCCGCGACGAAGAGCGGGCCTCCCTGCTCGCCCGGATGGGAAACTGA
- the uvrB gene encoding excinuclease ABC subunit UvrB: MMQATNTFSLKSDYTPKGDQGNAIAALTDGLEQGLKHQVLLGVTGSGKTFTMANVIVNVQKPTLVVVHNKTLAAQLYQEFKSFFPDNAVEYFVSYYDYYQPEAYIPTTDTYIAKDSAINDTIDQMRHAATTALLQRNDIIIVASVSCIYGLGSPEVYHDMLLYLEPGMEMRRERILAKLVDIQYSRNDLELQRGMFRARGDVIEIYPASSDSNTVRVELFGDEVEALYEIDPLTGQSLRKLPKIAIYPKSHYVIAPDRYEQAITGIESELEERIAYFRRTNQLLEAQRIEQRTRFDLEMIRTMGYCHGIENYSRHLSGRAPGEPPPTLLDYFPKDFLLIVDESHATVPQFGGMYEGDRSRKNTLVEYGFRLPSAMDNRPLKFPEFERCMNQVVYVSATPGPYELKHAGKALVEQIIRPTGLIDPVMDVKPAKGQVEQLLGEIRLRVAKGQRVLVTTLTKRMAEDLTEYYHDQGLKVRYLHSDIKTLERADIIRDLRKGVFDVLVGINLLREGLDLPEVSLVAVLDADKEGFLRGYRALVQTAGRAARHREGTVILYGDVVTDSMRRALDETGRRRTIQLAYNDEHGITPETIVKRIHDLEYQLAEADYVDVSLAAEAVAAYGGEKDLEQNIAALEKDMKAAAKALEFERAAQLRDTLRVLRQKQIQVGI, encoded by the coding sequence ATGATGCAAGCGACCAACACCTTTTCTCTCAAGTCCGATTACACACCCAAAGGTGATCAAGGGAATGCGATTGCCGCGTTGACTGATGGCTTAGAACAAGGGCTTAAGCATCAAGTGTTGTTGGGGGTCACGGGTTCGGGGAAGACGTTCACCATGGCCAACGTGATCGTCAACGTGCAAAAACCTACATTGGTCGTGGTCCACAATAAGACGTTGGCGGCTCAGTTGTATCAGGAGTTTAAATCATTTTTTCCCGATAATGCGGTCGAATATTTTGTGAGCTATTACGACTACTATCAGCCGGAAGCCTATATTCCGACTACGGATACCTATATCGCTAAAGACTCCGCCATCAACGACACCATCGATCAGATGCGCCATGCGGCTACGACAGCGCTCCTGCAACGCAATGACATTATTATTGTGGCGTCCGTGTCGTGTATTTATGGCCTGGGATCGCCTGAGGTCTATCACGACATGTTGTTGTATCTGGAGCCGGGCATGGAGATGCGCCGGGAGCGCATTCTGGCCAAGCTGGTGGATATTCAATATTCGCGGAATGATCTCGAGTTGCAACGTGGGATGTTTCGGGCGCGGGGGGATGTCATTGAGATATATCCCGCTTCGTCCGATTCGAATACGGTCCGGGTGGAATTGTTCGGCGACGAAGTGGAAGCCCTGTATGAAATCGATCCGTTGACCGGCCAGTCGTTGCGGAAGCTCCCAAAAATTGCGATCTATCCCAAGAGCCACTATGTGATTGCGCCCGATCGCTATGAGCAGGCCATTACCGGCATTGAATCAGAGCTGGAAGAACGCATTGCCTACTTTCGCCGGACAAATCAATTGCTGGAAGCGCAACGGATTGAACAACGGACGAGATTTGATCTGGAGATGATTCGAACGATGGGGTATTGCCATGGAATTGAGAACTATTCCCGTCACCTGAGCGGACGGGCGCCGGGCGAGCCTCCGCCGACCCTGTTGGATTATTTCCCCAAAGACTTTTTGCTGATTGTAGACGAATCGCATGCCACCGTTCCGCAATTCGGCGGGATGTACGAGGGAGACCGTTCACGCAAAAACACCTTGGTCGAGTACGGGTTTCGGTTACCCTCGGCGATGGATAACCGGCCCCTTAAATTTCCCGAATTTGAAAGGTGCATGAATCAGGTGGTGTATGTTTCCGCGACTCCGGGACCGTATGAACTGAAACATGCCGGCAAGGCGCTGGTTGAGCAAATCATTCGACCCACAGGTTTAATTGATCCGGTGATGGACGTGAAGCCGGCGAAGGGCCAGGTCGAACAGCTGCTTGGGGAAATCCGGCTGCGAGTGGCGAAGGGGCAGCGGGTGCTGGTGACGACGTTGACCAAGCGCATGGCGGAAGATCTTACCGAGTATTATCACGACCAGGGGTTAAAGGTGCGCTATCTGCATTCGGATATTAAAACGCTTGAGCGGGCGGACATCATCAGGGATCTGCGTAAGGGTGTGTTTGATGTGCTGGTCGGCATTAATTTATTGCGTGAAGGATTGGATTTGCCGGAAGTCAGTTTAGTGGCGGTGCTGGATGCGGATAAGGAAGGTTTCCTAAGAGGATATCGTGCCTTAGTCCAGACAGCCGGGCGCGCGGCACGTCATCGCGAAGGCACTGTGATTTTGTATGGCGATGTGGTCACCGATTCGATGCGGAGGGCGTTGGACGAAACCGGTCGCCGACGAACCATTCAATTGGCATACAACGACGAGCATGGGATCACACCGGAAACGATCGTAAAACGCATCCACGATTTGGAGTACCAACTGGCGGAAGCCGATTATGTGGATGTCTCGCTTGCGGCAGAAGCGGTTGCGGCGTACGGGGGCGAAAAAGATTTAGAACAGAATATCGCCGCATTGGAAAAAGATATGAAGGCGGCAGCCAAGGCCTTGGAATTTGAACGAGCCGCCCAGTTGCGGGATACCCTTCGTGTTCTCCGCCAAAAGCAGATTCAGGTCGGAATTTAA
- a CDS encoding metal-dependent hydrolase: protein MASAFAHVAVAYALGKSLSAQFHTSRFWWFTMACCLLPDADVLGLVIGIPYEHMLGHRGLTHSIVFAMLLGWVVPRLAAPTIRYGTRRYWLFAVYFFLVTLSHGFLDALTNGGLGIAFFAPFDSTRYFFPFRPVAVSPIGISVFISHEGFRVLLSELVWIGIPVGIWLLCVAVMRKAGRKGVQ from the coding sequence ATGGCTTCAGCGTTTGCACATGTGGCCGTGGCCTATGCCCTGGGCAAAAGTCTTTCCGCCCAATTCCACACCTCAAGGTTTTGGTGGTTCACCATGGCCTGTTGCCTCTTGCCGGATGCGGATGTGCTGGGATTGGTGATTGGGATTCCGTATGAGCATATGTTGGGACATCGTGGTCTGACACATTCCATTGTGTTTGCCATGCTGCTGGGATGGGTGGTGCCCAGGTTGGCTGCTCCCACGATCCGGTATGGAACCCGACGGTATTGGCTGTTTGCCGTGTATTTCTTTCTTGTCACCCTGTCCCATGGGTTCCTGGATGCGCTGACCAATGGGGGGCTCGGCATTGCCTTTTTTGCGCCATTCGACTCGACCAGGTATTTCTTTCCTTTTAGACCGGTAGCCGTTTCGCCAATTGGAATCTCGGTCTTTATCTCCCATGAAGGATTTCGGGTGCTCCTCAGTGAACTGGTGTGGATTGGGATACCTGTTGGGATCTGGTTGTTGTGCGTAGCCGTCATGAGGAAAGCGGGAAGGAAGGGAGTCCAGTGA